Below is a window of Camelina sativa cultivar DH55 chromosome 11, Cs, whole genome shotgun sequence DNA.
GATCCATTAAGCGCTCGCGAGAAAGAACTGGCTGCGTCATTGATGCCTGGTCTCAAGGACGAGATTATGCGCAGGAGAGCTTCTGTTATGGAAGCTTTGGCAAACGCTGGTCCATCAAGAGACTGAGATACCACTCTGTGATTTATATCTATCTATCacactctttctctttcatataTCCTCTATCCTTGCACCAGTAATATCTATGTTGGTGTCCTTTCCTCCCTACTTtaacttctcttctttttctcttgtctttgcaatttcctaaacaaaaatGCTCTGTAACCCTCTTATGATCGATCATATACTCTCTAGCTTTATCTGTTTCTAGGACATATCATTCTGTTTGCTTTCTGTCTGTTTTCAGAATGAATCCTTCCTTGTTTGTTTGTCAATTCTCTCATCTGCAGACGCAGGAACATGATGTTCTACGTTATGTAGCCtgactatgaaaaaaaaagtgaaaataaggTAAAAGCACTTCATCCCGATGCAGTAACAGAATACATGATTCTATTCGTCAAAATCGTAAAAGATGATAATAAAGTCCTCTACCATAATTATCTCTGCAATAGTTttgttacaaacaaaacatgatttgattttaatagtTTCACGCTAAACATCTCTTCGTAACTGTGATTCTGAGTCCGTGCTTCATCGACAATATAATACCAAGAACTGGCTCAATCTTCTGCCCTTCGACAACCTTAATGTCATAGTTTTGTAATATCTCCACTGCCACTATCTTCATTTGATTCAAAGCTATGTGCTTACCTAGACAAGTTCTTGGACCGGCATTAAACGATAAAAACTTGAAGGAAGGCTCATGTTTTATGCCTCCACTCTCAGTAATCCATCTCTCTGGCTTGAATTCCAATGCGTCTTCTCCCCAAACCGCTCGCATCCTCCCCAACGCATAAAGACAGATAACAATATTGGAGTTTGCATCGACTTTATGACCACTTGGTAACACATCGGATTTGATAGGAGACTTGCGCCCGAAGCAAACTGGTGGATAGAGTCTCAATGCCTCACACAACGCACCCTGTAAATACACCAACTTGTCCAAATTCTCTTGGCCATTTCCGGTTCTTGATAGATCCGTGTTGATGACCTCTTGGCGAATCTTGGCTACCACTTTTGGATTTTCAGAGAGAAGCCAGAAGAACCAAGAGAGAGCAGAGGCTGTTGTGTCTCTTCCGGCTATAATGAAAGTTAAGATGTTGTCTCTGAGGAACTTGTCGTCACTCGTATTCAAGAGCTTGTACTTTGTTGTATCTAGCTTTATGAAGGAAGTTAAAATATCCTCACTCTCCACATTGGATTTATCAATAACCCCTTGTGatctcttcatctcttctctcttgccTGATATGTATTTTGCACACACACGGTCAAAAGTTGCATTAGCTTtagtcatcttcttctcttctccgaaTCCCACCCAGTTTTGCAGCTTCCACAAGAATCTTGGTTTGACATGCCTGTACAAAATCCCTTCTCCAAC
It encodes the following:
- the LOC104721614 gene encoding alkane hydroxylase MAH1-like — encoded protein: MASISLLQVSVAMILGFLILHYLLFKKPYGRFRRNWPVLRMLPALLRALHRIYDYSVKILEISNLTFPFKGPRFAGMDMLVTVDPANIHHIMTSNFSNYIKGPAFQDVFDVFGDGIITTDLELWKTLRKSYQAVLHRQEFQRFSMSTMTRKLKDGLVPLLDHFAEKGTTVDLQDVFGRFTFDIILILVTGSDPRSLSIEMPEDEFSKALDDVGEGILYRHVKPRFLWKLQNWVGFGEEKKMTKANATFDRVCAKYISGKREEMKRSQGVIDKSNVESEDILTSFIKLDTTKYKLLNTSDDKFLRDNILTFIIAGRDTTASALSWFFWLLSENPKVVAKIRQEVINTDLSRTGNGQENLDKLVYLQGALCEALRLYPPVCFGRKSPIKSDVLPSGHKVDANSNIVICLYALGRMRAVWGEDALEFKPERWITESGGIKHEPSFKFLSFNAGPRTCLGKHIALNQMKIVAVEILQNYDIKVVEGQKIEPVLGIILSMKHGLRITVTKRCLA